The proteins below come from a single Microbacterium sp. SLBN-154 genomic window:
- a CDS encoding glutamate ABC transporter substrate-binding protein, with product MRTSRLIAGIGLAAVAALTLSGCNSGSPTGTTGDDETGGGDTAALWEVAGDVDLADSPTYDRMVERDGVIIGVKNDQPGLGFEDVTTGERTGFDVDIARWIAASLGFDEDQITYETIPSANREQAIVNGDIDYYVGTYSITDSRKEQIDFAGPYFITGQGLLVAADNEDINGPDDLAGKIVCSVTGSTPLQRIRDEYSPGDTVEYDTYSQCVEQLKAGSVDAITTDEAILAGYVALEPDELKIAGDPFSEERYGVGLEKGDTALKDHINALFNDGGDVWTALFEEHLAPAGIEGEQPTSDE from the coding sequence ATGCGTACGTCACGTTTGATCGCAGGCATCGGCCTCGCCGCCGTCGCCGCCCTCACCCTCTCCGGCTGCAACAGCGGCTCGCCGACCGGCACGACAGGAGACGACGAGACAGGTGGTGGAGACACTGCCGCCCTGTGGGAGGTCGCCGGCGACGTCGATCTCGCCGACAGCCCCACATACGACCGGATGGTTGAGCGCGACGGTGTCATCATCGGTGTGAAGAACGATCAGCCTGGTCTGGGCTTCGAGGACGTCACCACCGGAGAACGCACCGGGTTCGACGTCGACATCGCGCGGTGGATCGCCGCCTCGCTCGGATTCGACGAGGATCAGATCACGTACGAGACGATCCCGTCCGCAAACCGTGAGCAGGCCATCGTCAACGGCGACATCGACTACTACGTCGGTACCTACTCGATCACCGACTCTCGCAAAGAGCAGATCGATTTCGCTGGACCGTACTTCATCACCGGGCAGGGGCTCCTCGTCGCCGCGGACAATGAGGACATCAACGGTCCGGACGACCTGGCCGGAAAGATCGTCTGCTCCGTGACCGGCTCGACGCCGCTGCAGCGCATCCGTGATGAGTACAGCCCCGGTGACACCGTCGAGTACGACACCTACTCGCAGTGCGTCGAGCAGCTGAAAGCCGGTTCGGTGGACGCGATCACGACGGACGAGGCGATCCTCGCCGGTTACGTGGCGCTCGAGCCCGACGAGCTGAAGATCGCGGGTGATCCCTTCAGCGAGGAGCGCTACGGCGTGGGACTCGAAAAGGGTGACACGGCCCTGAAGGACCACATTAACGCCCTCTTCAACGACGGCGGGGATGTCTGGACCGCGCTGTTCGAGGAGCACCTCGCTCCCGCCGGCATCGAAGGCGAACAGCCGACGTCCGACGAGTGA
- a CDS encoding amino acid ABC transporter permease: MGVVTDNLDLWGETLLGTLILFFGGGLVALILGTIVAAMRVSPIPIARGVGSLYVNTIRNTPLTLVFFAFAFALPPLLGLRLTAQVSLTLAISALGIYTATYVAETIRSGINTVPVGQAEAARALGLTFGQVMSLVVLPQAFRSVIPPMMSVFIALLKNTTVAAGFSVVNLGSIRSYLSERGENQFVVILWVMVIFVALVLLLSWGQRSLENRWKVAR, translated from the coding sequence ATGGGAGTCGTCACCGACAATCTTGACCTGTGGGGGGAGACCCTCCTGGGGACCCTCATCCTGTTCTTCGGCGGAGGACTGGTCGCGCTGATCCTGGGGACGATCGTCGCGGCCATGCGGGTCTCGCCGATCCCGATCGCCCGCGGTGTCGGGAGCCTGTACGTCAACACGATTCGCAACACCCCCCTCACGCTGGTGTTCTTCGCGTTCGCCTTCGCGCTCCCCCCGCTTCTCGGGCTGCGGCTGACCGCCCAGGTCTCCCTCACGCTGGCGATCTCGGCGCTCGGCATCTACACCGCGACGTACGTCGCCGAGACGATCCGCTCAGGGATCAACACCGTTCCCGTCGGTCAAGCCGAGGCCGCGCGTGCGCTGGGTCTGACCTTCGGGCAGGTGATGTCTCTGGTCGTCCTGCCGCAGGCCTTCCGGTCGGTGATTCCGCCGATGATGAGCGTCTTCATCGCTCTGCTGAAGAACACCACGGTGGCCGCCGGATTCTCGGTGGTCAATCTCGGATCGATCCGCAGTTACCTCAGTGAGCGCGGCGAGAACCAGTTCGTGGTCATCCTGTGGGTGATGGTGATCTTCGTCGCGCTCGTCCTTCTGCTGTCCTGGGGTCAGCGCAGTCTGGAGAATCGATGGAAGGTGGCGCGATGA
- a CDS encoding amino acid ABC transporter permease: MSSVLYDVPGPRAIARNRILGVLTVIVVAAVVGYFVWRLAATGQFTAEKWSAFTYTNVWIQIAEATGRTLAAFAAAGVGALVLGFILAIGRMSDHAWVRIPVGAVVEVLRAIPVLVFMFLLYYGLPVIGIRMEPYWAVVIALIAYNGSVLAEVIRAGVESLPRGQREAGYAIGLRKAGVMRLVLLPQAIRAMMPVIIAQLVVTLKDTALGFIITYPELLFFARTIGSQATLDSPIVPATIIVAAIYIGLCILLSLIANTVEKRLRRSAKTGRVAGANQPTQEVTDTELIVAQRTSGNAADRAMP; encoded by the coding sequence ATGAGTTCCGTCCTGTACGACGTTCCCGGTCCCCGCGCCATCGCACGCAATCGCATCCTGGGTGTCCTCACCGTCATCGTCGTCGCGGCCGTCGTCGGCTACTTCGTGTGGCGTCTCGCCGCGACCGGACAATTCACCGCCGAGAAGTGGTCGGCATTCACCTACACCAACGTCTGGATCCAGATCGCGGAGGCCACCGGCCGCACTCTGGCGGCTTTCGCCGCTGCGGGGGTCGGGGCGCTCGTGCTCGGCTTCATCCTGGCCATCGGGCGGATGTCGGATCACGCCTGGGTCCGTATTCCGGTCGGAGCCGTCGTGGAGGTTCTCCGCGCCATCCCGGTCCTGGTCTTCATGTTCTTGCTCTACTACGGACTGCCGGTCATCGGAATCAGGATGGAGCCCTACTGGGCCGTGGTCATCGCCTTGATCGCGTACAACGGCTCCGTCCTGGCGGAGGTGATCCGCGCCGGCGTGGAGTCCCTGCCCCGCGGCCAACGAGAGGCCGGTTACGCCATTGGACTCCGCAAGGCTGGCGTCATGCGCCTGGTCCTTCTCCCGCAGGCCATCCGAGCGATGATGCCGGTGATCATCGCACAGCTGGTCGTCACGCTGAAGGACACCGCCCTCGGATTCATCATCACCTATCCGGAGCTGCTCTTCTTCGCTCGCACAATCGGCTCTCAAGCCACGCTCGACTCGCCCATCGTGCCCGCCACGATCATCGTCGCTGCCATCTACATCGGGCTGTGCATCCTGCTGTCACTCATCGCGAACACCGTCGAGAAACGACTTCGTCGATCGGCGAAGACCGGACGTGTCGCCGGTGCGAATCAGCCGACGCAGGAGGTCACCGACACGGAACTCATCGTCGCCCAGAGAACGTCGGGAAACGCGGCCGATCGGGCCATGCCCTGA
- the pheS gene encoding phenylalanine--tRNA ligase subunit alpha codes for MSDAPEKPEITPEAVAAAVDAALLAVDAAADSASLKAARAAHAGEGSPLSRLNARLRDVAPERKAEFGKLIGQARGRVAQALTAREAEVAAVETAARLEAERIDVTALPARARVGARHPISLLQEQVADIFVGMGWEIAEGPELEHEWFNFDALNFDADHPARQMQDTFFIDPVDRHLVMRTHTSPVQVRSMLERDLPIYVLCPGRVYRTDEFDATHLPVFTQFEGLVIDRCITMAHLKGTLDHAARVLFGPEAKTRFRANYFPFTEPSAELDLWHPTFKGGARWIEWGGCGMVNPNVLRAAGIDPEVYSGFAFGMGIERTLMFRSDVQDMRDMAEGDVRFSEQFGMVV; via the coding sequence GTGTCCGACGCCCCCGAAAAGCCCGAGATCACCCCCGAGGCGGTCGCTGCTGCCGTCGACGCAGCCCTGCTCGCCGTCGATGCCGCGGCCGACTCCGCCTCGCTGAAGGCGGCTCGCGCCGCGCACGCGGGCGAAGGATCGCCTCTGTCGCGGCTGAACGCGCGCCTTCGCGACGTGGCACCCGAGCGCAAGGCCGAGTTCGGCAAGCTCATCGGGCAGGCCCGCGGCCGGGTCGCCCAGGCTCTCACCGCCCGTGAGGCAGAGGTGGCGGCAGTCGAGACGGCTGCACGCCTCGAAGCCGAGAGGATCGATGTCACGGCGCTCCCCGCCCGTGCCCGGGTGGGCGCGCGGCATCCGATCTCCCTCCTCCAGGAGCAGGTCGCCGACATCTTCGTCGGCATGGGGTGGGAGATCGCGGAGGGGCCCGAGCTCGAGCACGAGTGGTTCAACTTCGACGCACTGAACTTCGACGCCGACCACCCGGCGCGACAGATGCAGGACACGTTCTTCATCGACCCGGTCGACCGGCACCTCGTCATGCGCACGCACACCAGCCCCGTGCAGGTGCGCTCGATGCTCGAGCGCGACCTGCCGATCTACGTTCTCTGCCCCGGCCGGGTCTACCGCACGGATGAGTTCGATGCGACCCATCTGCCGGTCTTCACCCAGTTCGAGGGGCTCGTCATCGACAGGTGCATCACGATGGCGCACCTGAAGGGCACGCTCGATCACGCCGCCCGCGTGCTGTTCGGACCCGAAGCCAAGACGCGCTTTCGCGCCAACTACTTCCCGTTCACCGAGCCGTCGGCCGAGCTCGACCTCTGGCACCCGACCTTCAAGGGCGGCGCACGCTGGATCGAGTGGGGCGGATGCGGCATGGTCAACCCCAACGTGCTGCGCGCGGCAGGAATCGACCCCGAGGTGTACTCGGGTTTCGCGTTCGGAATGGGGATCGAGCGGACACTGATGTTCCGCAGTGATGTGCAGGACATGCGCGACATGGCCGAGGGTGATGTGCGCTTCAGCGAGCAGTTCGGGATGGTGGTCTGA
- the pheT gene encoding phenylalanine--tRNA ligase subunit beta, producing MRVPLSWLREYVDVPADAAPEDVLAALVRVGFEEEDVHRFELQGPIVVGEVLEFVEEPQSNGKTIRWCQVQVAPDGQPAADGGPAVHGIVCGARNFFVGDKVPVTLPGAVLPGPFPIAARKTYGHVSDGMIASAKELGLGDEHDGILRLVELGIDAPVGSDAIALLGLDDVAVDINVTPDRGYALSVRGVAREYSHATGAAFRDPGSREWGEVNLHDDTAFAVAVDDRAPIRGRVGASEFVARIVRDVDPTKPTPAWMIARLSLAGIRSLGILIDITNYVMVELGQPIHGYDLDTLRGGITVRRAVAGEKLETLDGKVRELSPEDLLITDESGPIGLAGVMGGGTTEMTSATRNVLIEAATFDPVSIARTARRHKLPSEASRRFERGVDPAIAFVAAARVAELMVQYAGGTDTRAGGALHAVIETPGVELPRPFVPALIGVDYTEAEIIRALEIIGCEVRENDRNWVVFPPSWRPDLTDKWTLAEEVARIEGYDRIPSVLPTPPSGRGLTQAQQGRRRVANALAAAGYVETPSFPFTTEEQNDLHGSASGAHLPSVKLANPLDGQAPFLRRSLVPGLVRVAHRNVARGLIDLALFETGVVFLPKPGVAYGTEVVPPLAVRPDAATLTALDASIPPQHRHVAVLLTGSITSKQPGLAAEQAGLADALDAVRTIAAAAGVTIEVAQGERAALHPGRTGVLSVGATAVGYVGELLPAVAEDADLPGRVVVAELDLDLVLSLAGEKVVAASLSGYPAATQDVSLVVDAAVPASDVRTALVDGAGDLLESLRLVDDYRGAGVAEGSKSLTFALRFRAPDRTLTAAEATEAKLAGVAVAAERFGASLRE from the coding sequence ATGCGCGTCCCGCTTTCGTGGCTGCGTGAGTATGTCGATGTTCCGGCGGACGCCGCCCCCGAGGATGTGCTCGCCGCGCTCGTGCGCGTCGGGTTCGAAGAGGAGGATGTGCACCGCTTCGAGCTGCAGGGTCCGATCGTCGTCGGCGAGGTGCTCGAGTTCGTCGAGGAGCCGCAGTCCAACGGCAAGACGATCCGCTGGTGCCAGGTGCAGGTCGCGCCCGATGGGCAGCCGGCCGCTGACGGCGGACCCGCCGTGCACGGCATCGTGTGCGGTGCACGTAACTTCTTCGTCGGAGACAAGGTGCCGGTCACACTTCCCGGTGCCGTCCTGCCCGGCCCCTTCCCGATCGCGGCGCGCAAGACGTACGGTCATGTCTCCGACGGCATGATCGCCTCGGCGAAGGAGCTCGGTCTGGGCGATGAGCACGACGGCATCCTCCGCCTGGTGGAGCTCGGCATCGACGCCCCCGTCGGCTCGGACGCGATCGCCCTGCTCGGGCTGGACGACGTCGCCGTCGACATCAACGTCACGCCCGACCGCGGGTATGCGCTGTCGGTGCGCGGTGTCGCGCGTGAGTACTCCCACGCGACGGGCGCGGCCTTCCGCGACCCGGGTTCGCGCGAATGGGGAGAGGTCAACCTCCACGACGACACGGCCTTCGCGGTCGCCGTCGACGATCGGGCACCGATCCGCGGCCGGGTCGGCGCGTCGGAGTTCGTGGCGCGCATCGTCCGCGACGTGGACCCCACCAAGCCCACTCCGGCGTGGATGATCGCGCGGCTTTCGCTCGCCGGCATCCGCTCGCTCGGCATCCTCATCGACATCACCAACTACGTCATGGTCGAGCTCGGACAGCCGATCCACGGGTACGACCTCGACACCCTGCGCGGAGGCATCACGGTCCGTCGCGCGGTCGCGGGTGAGAAGCTCGAGACCCTCGACGGCAAGGTGCGGGAACTCAGCCCCGAGGATCTGCTCATCACCGACGAGTCGGGACCGATCGGCCTCGCCGGCGTCATGGGCGGCGGCACGACCGAGATGACCTCGGCGACGCGCAACGTGCTCATCGAGGCCGCGACCTTCGACCCCGTCTCGATCGCCCGCACGGCCCGCCGTCACAAGCTGCCCTCCGAAGCGTCACGCCGCTTCGAGCGCGGCGTCGACCCGGCGATCGCCTTCGTCGCCGCCGCGCGCGTCGCCGAGCTGATGGTGCAGTACGCCGGCGGCACCGACACCCGCGCCGGCGGCGCGCTCCACGCGGTGATCGAAACACCCGGCGTCGAGCTCCCGCGCCCGTTCGTGCCCGCGCTGATCGGCGTCGACTACACCGAAGCCGAGATCATCCGCGCCCTGGAGATCATCGGGTGCGAGGTGCGCGAGAACGACCGCAACTGGGTCGTCTTCCCGCCCTCGTGGCGGCCCGACCTCACCGACAAGTGGACCCTGGCGGAAGAGGTCGCCCGCATCGAGGGCTACGACCGCATCCCGTCGGTGCTGCCAACCCCGCCGTCCGGACGCGGTCTGACCCAGGCGCAGCAGGGACGGCGCCGCGTGGCGAACGCGCTCGCCGCCGCGGGTTACGTGGAGACACCGTCCTTCCCCTTCACGACCGAAGAGCAGAACGATCTGCACGGATCGGCGTCGGGGGCGCACCTGCCGAGCGTCAAGCTCGCCAATCCGCTCGACGGGCAGGCGCCGTTCCTCCGCCGCAGCCTCGTGCCGGGGCTGGTCCGCGTGGCGCACCGGAACGTGGCGCGAGGTCTCATCGATCTGGCGCTGTTCGAGACCGGCGTCGTCTTCCTTCCGAAGCCGGGAGTCGCCTACGGCACCGAGGTCGTTCCGCCCCTGGCGGTGCGGCCGGATGCCGCGACGTTGACGGCCCTCGATGCGTCGATCCCGCCGCAGCACCGCCATGTCGCGGTGCTTCTCACCGGGTCGATCACGTCGAAGCAGCCCGGCCTCGCCGCGGAACAGGCCGGTCTCGCCGATGCGCTCGATGCCGTTCGCACGATTGCCGCGGCGGCGGGCGTGACGATCGAGGTCGCGCAGGGAGAGCGCGCGGCGCTGCACCCCGGACGCACCGGCGTCCTCTCCGTCGGCGCGACGGCGGTCGGCTACGTCGGGGAGCTGCTTCCGGCCGTTGCGGAGGATGCCGACCTCCCCGGTCGTGTCGTCGTGGCCGAACTCGATCTCGACCTCGTGCTCTCGCTCGCGGGCGAGAAAGTCGTTGCGGCATCGCTGTCGGGCTACCCGGCGGCCACGCAGGACGTCTCGCTCGTGGTGGACGCCGCCGTGCCGGCATCCGATGTCCGCACGGCGCTCGTCGACGGCGCGGGCGACCTGCTGGAGTCGCTGCGACTCGTCGACGACTACCGGGGGGCAGGGGTTGCCGAGGGCTCGAAGAGTCTGACGTTCGCCCTCCGTTTCCGTGCGCCCGACCGCACGCTCACCGCGGCAGAGGCGACGGAGGCCAAGCTCGCCGGCGTCGCCGTCGCCGCGGAGCGCTTCGGAGCGAGCCTGCGCGAGTAA
- a CDS encoding NAD-dependent epimerase/dehydratase family protein, whose product MTNVLILGGTGWLSGRVARAWADAGARVTCLARGARPATDGAEFVTADRAAPGAYDTVSEREWDEVVEISSTPEHVASAVAALAPVARHLTYVSSLSVYSANDVIGADEGAEVSAPLQPGEEYDYSRAKAAAEASVRDAFGDRAAIVRPGLIVGPDDPTDRFGYWVARLALAGREPVLTPTLEGRVSQVIDVDDLAAFLVACGAEQLPIVANAIGDPMPFRMLIDAAREVAGHSGDVVEADDEWLLSHDVQYWMGPRSLPLWLPSDMPGFATRSNAAYRAASGPLRDLGDTLRRTLADEAARGLDRERRSGLTRAEESELITARRRAD is encoded by the coding sequence ATGACGAATGTGCTCATCCTCGGTGGGACCGGCTGGCTGAGCGGTCGAGTCGCCCGCGCGTGGGCGGACGCGGGTGCTCGCGTGACATGCCTCGCGCGCGGCGCACGACCCGCAACGGACGGAGCGGAGTTCGTCACCGCCGACCGGGCGGCGCCGGGAGCCTACGACACCGTGTCCGAGCGCGAGTGGGACGAGGTGGTCGAGATCTCCTCGACGCCCGAGCACGTCGCGTCGGCGGTCGCCGCGCTCGCGCCGGTCGCCCGTCACCTGACGTACGTGTCGTCGCTGTCGGTGTACTCGGCGAACGATGTCATCGGCGCCGATGAGGGTGCCGAGGTCAGTGCGCCGCTTCAGCCGGGGGAGGAGTACGACTACTCGCGCGCGAAGGCCGCGGCCGAGGCATCCGTCCGCGACGCGTTCGGCGACCGGGCGGCGATCGTGCGCCCAGGCCTCATCGTCGGCCCCGACGACCCCACCGATCGGTTCGGCTACTGGGTCGCACGCCTCGCGCTCGCCGGTCGGGAACCCGTCCTCACACCGACTCTCGAGGGCCGCGTGTCCCAGGTGATCGACGTCGATGACCTCGCGGCCTTTCTCGTGGCGTGCGGGGCGGAGCAGCTCCCGATCGTGGCGAATGCGATCGGTGATCCGATGCCGTTCCGCATGCTCATCGATGCGGCCCGAGAGGTGGCGGGCCACAGCGGCGATGTCGTAGAGGCTGACGACGAGTGGCTGCTCTCACATGACGTGCAGTACTGGATGGGGCCGCGTTCGCTTCCGCTGTGGCTGCCGAGCGACATGCCGGGATTCGCGACGCGTTCGAACGCCGCGTATCGCGCGGCCAGTGGCCCCCTGCGAGATCTCGGCGACACCCTGCGGCGCACCCTCGCAGACGAAGCTGCGCGCGGGCTCGACCGCGAGCGGCGCAGCGGGCTGACGCGGGCGGAGGAGAGCGAGCTCATCACCGCGCGGCGCCGCGCGGACTGA
- a CDS encoding ABC transporter permease, with protein MSTLALAATHARYNLVETSRVPIAILGSLVFPSLAFCLFVLPQPAVRGSAEFATAALCSMVVFAFMSAGLFSLGIELAEQRAKPWAPYLRTLPGAASARILGLLSATLVISVMAMVPLLVIGGLFTQARPEPLDALGAMALAVVTAAPSGLIGILIGTLTGPKAAIAVTQVAMFLLAFGGGLFLPPQLFPQWLDVASAFLPVRQAREIVVNVALGTAVPLWAVIGIVAWTLALSLVAVIAYRRDEGRRYR; from the coding sequence ATGTCCACGCTCGCGCTGGCCGCAACCCATGCCCGCTACAACCTGGTGGAGACCTCTCGGGTGCCCATCGCCATCCTCGGGTCGCTGGTCTTCCCGAGTCTCGCCTTCTGCCTGTTCGTGCTTCCGCAGCCCGCGGTGCGCGGTTCAGCGGAGTTCGCCACCGCGGCGCTGTGCTCGATGGTGGTGTTCGCGTTCATGTCGGCAGGCCTGTTCTCCCTCGGCATCGAGCTGGCCGAACAGCGGGCGAAACCCTGGGCCCCGTACCTGCGAACCCTTCCCGGAGCGGCGAGCGCCCGCATCCTGGGTCTGCTGTCGGCCACCCTGGTGATCTCCGTGATGGCGATGGTGCCGCTTCTCGTGATCGGTGGTCTTTTCACCCAGGCTCGCCCCGAACCTCTCGATGCTCTCGGAGCGATGGCCCTCGCGGTCGTGACCGCGGCCCCGTCCGGGCTCATCGGCATCCTCATCGGCACCCTGACCGGCCCGAAGGCCGCGATCGCGGTCACGCAGGTGGCGATGTTCCTCCTCGCCTTCGGCGGCGGGCTCTTCCTTCCCCCGCAACTGTTCCCGCAGTGGCTCGACGTCGCCTCGGCATTCCTCCCCGTCCGCCAGGCGCGCGAGATCGTGGTGAACGTCGCCCTGGGCACCGCGGTCCCCCTCTGGGCGGTCATCGGCATCGTGGCCTGGACGCTGGCGCTCTCCCTCGTCGCCGTCATCGCCTATCGGCGCGACGAGGGCCGCCGATACCGCTGA
- a CDS encoding ABC transporter ATP-binding protein: protein MTGPVQLLGVTKRFGDVTALDDVSFEVDAGECVGLLGPNGAGKTTALSLLTGVRQPTTGTVRLFGADPRNPAARRTLGSTPQATALPDSLRVREVLELVAAHYPAPAPRDRIVSEFGLDDLVDALCGGLSGGQQRRVAVAMAFVGDPRLVLLDEPTTGLDVEGRRALWQAVRARHAAGCTVIVTSHHLEEIEQLAERVIVIDDGRIRADDTLSSIMAGVGRRRVTLRGVEPAHLRALEPDAAITVVDGASPGPSALVSAVVSDADAFVRKLVAHELPFFDLQVRGATLEEAFLSLTSPSSR, encoded by the coding sequence ATGACCGGCCCCGTCCAGCTTCTCGGCGTCACCAAGCGATTCGGCGACGTGACCGCCCTCGACGACGTCTCGTTCGAGGTCGATGCCGGGGAGTGCGTGGGTCTGCTCGGGCCGAACGGCGCCGGCAAGACCACCGCGCTCTCCCTCCTCACGGGCGTCCGGCAGCCGACAACGGGAACCGTCCGCCTCTTCGGCGCCGACCCTCGCAACCCCGCGGCCCGGCGAACGCTGGGCAGCACCCCGCAGGCGACGGCGCTTCCCGACTCGCTGCGGGTGCGAGAGGTGCTCGAGCTCGTCGCGGCGCACTATCCGGCCCCGGCGCCGCGAGACCGGATCGTTTCGGAGTTCGGTCTGGACGACCTCGTCGACGCGCTGTGCGGCGGGCTCTCGGGCGGCCAGCAGCGCCGCGTCGCTGTCGCGATGGCGTTCGTCGGCGACCCCCGCCTCGTGCTCCTGGACGAACCGACCACCGGGCTCGACGTGGAGGGGCGGCGTGCGCTGTGGCAGGCCGTGCGCGCCCGCCACGCGGCGGGCTGCACGGTCATCGTCACCAGCCACCATCTGGAGGAGATCGAGCAGCTCGCCGAGCGTGTGATCGTCATCGACGACGGGCGCATCCGAGCGGATGACACGCTCTCGTCGATCATGGCCGGTGTCGGCCGCCGTCGGGTCACGCTGCGCGGCGTCGAGCCGGCGCACCTTCGCGCCCTCGAGCCCGACGCCGCCATCACCGTCGTCGACGGCGCATCCCCCGGCCCTTCCGCGCTGGTCAGCGCGGTCGTCTCCGACGCCGACGCGTTCGTGCGGAAGCTCGTCGCACACGAGCTGCCCTTCTTCGATCTGCAGGTGCGCGGCGCCACGCTCGAAGAAGCCTTCCTCTCGCTCACTTCGCCCTCCTCCCGCTGA
- a CDS encoding transcriptional regulator, protein MNDLDPVIHAPARLRIMTALTEALADGDDITFPALQKLLDMTAGNLTTHLAKLEAAGYVGIAKAFAGRKPTTFITLTPAGRTAFRTYRAHLLDLLGGSS, encoded by the coding sequence GTGAACGATCTCGATCCGGTCATCCACGCTCCGGCGCGGCTCCGCATCATGACGGCACTGACCGAGGCACTGGCCGACGGCGATGACATCACCTTCCCCGCCCTGCAGAAACTCCTCGACATGACCGCGGGAAACCTCACCACGCACCTGGCCAAGCTCGAGGCCGCCGGCTACGTCGGCATCGCCAAAGCCTTCGCCGGCCGCAAGCCCACCACCTTCATCACGCTCACCCCCGCCGGGCGCACGGCATTCCGCACCTACCGCGCTCACCTGCTCGACCTTCTCGGAGGATCATCATGA
- the argC gene encoding N-acetyl-gamma-glutamyl-phosphate reductase, which translates to MTYSVAVSGASGYAGGEILRILAAHPDVEIRTVTAHSNAGQPLIEHQPHLRSLAHLTLQETTPEVLSGHDVVFLALPHGQSGQYTEALGDTPLVIDAGADHRLESMTEWDRFYGGVFHDPWAYGVPELLVGNGKQRALLRGATRIAAPGCNASTVSLSLAPGVAAGVIDPGDIVTVLAVGPSGAGKSLKPHLLGSEILGTANPYAVGGSHRHIPEIRQALAAAAPGVASAIRVSFTPVIVPMARGILATSTAPIAPGTTDDEIRAAWEEAYGDETFVQLLPGGHFPRTADVLGANTALMGLAIDRDANRVVVVTAVDNLVKGTAGAAVQSMNIALGLPEGRALTVNGVAP; encoded by the coding sequence ATGACATATTCGGTCGCCGTCTCCGGCGCATCCGGCTATGCGGGCGGCGAGATCCTCCGGATCCTCGCCGCACATCCCGACGTCGAGATCCGCACGGTCACCGCGCACTCCAACGCCGGGCAGCCGCTCATCGAGCATCAGCCCCATCTGCGCTCGCTCGCGCACCTGACCCTCCAGGAGACCACCCCCGAGGTGCTCTCCGGCCACGACGTCGTCTTCCTCGCGCTCCCGCACGGACAGTCGGGGCAGTACACCGAGGCGCTGGGTGACACGCCGCTCGTCATCGATGCCGGCGCCGACCACCGGCTGGAGTCGATGACCGAGTGGGATCGTTTCTACGGCGGCGTCTTCCACGATCCGTGGGCTTACGGGGTTCCCGAGCTCCTCGTCGGTAACGGCAAGCAGCGTGCCCTGCTGCGGGGTGCGACCCGCATCGCGGCTCCTGGATGCAATGCCTCCACCGTCAGCCTGAGCCTCGCGCCCGGGGTCGCGGCCGGCGTCATCGACCCGGGCGACATCGTCACGGTGCTCGCGGTCGGGCCGTCGGGCGCCGGCAAGAGCCTCAAGCCGCACCTCCTCGGCAGCGAGATCCTCGGCACCGCGAACCCCTACGCGGTGGGCGGCAGTCATCGCCACATTCCCGAGATCCGCCAGGCGCTCGCTGCCGCGGCGCCCGGCGTCGCATCCGCCATCCGCGTCTCCTTCACCCCCGTGATCGTGCCAATGGCGCGCGGAATCCTCGCCACCTCGACCGCTCCCATCGCGCCCGGTACCACCGACGACGAGATCCGGGCGGCGTGGGAGGAAGCCTACGGCGACGAGACCTTCGTCCAGCTCCTTCCCGGGGGGCATTTCCCCCGCACAGCCGACGTGCTGGGAGCCAACACGGCGCTGATGGGCCTCGCGATCGACCGCGACGCGAATCGCGTGGTCGTCGTCACCGCGGTCGACAACCTCGTCAAGGGCACCGCGGGCGCCGCGGTGCAGTCCATGAATATCGCGCTCGGACTCCCCGAGGGTCGGGCGCTCACCGTGAACGGAGTCGCCCCGTGA